One part of the Algibacter sp. L1A34 genome encodes these proteins:
- a CDS encoding TlpA family protein disulfide reductase: MKRYLFMATLLFVFGCGNKNKQTNLISSAPEVKEIDAFMKNDIALEVYDFNGLKKFLNRTDDKIHVINFWATWCAPCVKELPYFEKLKSEYANENVDITLVSLDFPHLYESKLKPFILKEKLKSKVVALDDVDSNSWIPQVDETWSGAIPATIIYKNGKRKFYEKSFTYEELEHELKQFLN; encoded by the coding sequence ATGAAACGATACTTATTTATGGCAACCTTACTTTTTGTTTTTGGTTGTGGGAATAAAAATAAACAAACCAATTTAATTAGTAGTGCTCCTGAAGTAAAAGAAATTGATGCTTTTATGAAAAATGATATAGCTTTGGAAGTCTATGATTTTAATGGTTTAAAGAAGTTTTTGAATAGGACTGATGATAAGATTCATGTTATTAACTTTTGGGCCACTTGGTGTGCGCCCTGTGTGAAAGAATTGCCCTATTTTGAGAAGTTGAAGTCTGAATACGCAAATGAGAACGTAGATATTACATTGGTGAGTTTAGATTTCCCACATTTATATGAATCTAAATTGAAGCCTTTTATTTTGAAGGAAAAACTGAAATCTAAAGTTGTTGCTTTGGATGATGTTGATAGTAATTCTTGGATTCCGCAGGTAGATGAAACATGGTCTGGAGCAATACCAGCAACTATTATTTATAAAAATGGAAAGCGTAAGTTTTATGAGAAATCGTTTACTTACGAAGAGTTAGAGCATGAGTTAAAGCAATTCTTAAATTAA
- the trpD gene encoding anthranilate phosphoribosyltransferase, which produces MKHLLNRLINHETLSTEEAKQVLVNISNDMYNPSQITCFLSVFMMRSITIEELKGFRDALLELCLPINLTDFNAIDIVGTGGDGKNTFNISTLSAFITAGAGVHVSKHGNYGVSSTSGSSNVMEHLGVKFSNNEDFLKRALDQAGICILHAPLFHPAMKNVAPIRKELGVKTFFNMLGPLVNPSFPKNHVLGVFNLEVLRLYSFLFQNTEHNYNIVYALDGYDEISLTGKAKIISNHTEKLFSPEDLGVSKIKQNAIFGGDTIKDAANIFVEIISGKGTEAQNNVVCANAGLAIATSKQISHQEGFQIAKESLFSGKAKMSLDKLVALSK; this is translated from the coding sequence ATGAAACATTTATTAAACAGACTAATAAACCACGAAACACTTTCAACCGAAGAGGCAAAACAAGTCTTGGTAAACATATCAAACGATATGTATAATCCTAGCCAAATAACCTGTTTTTTATCGGTTTTCATGATGCGCAGTATTACTATAGAAGAGCTAAAAGGCTTTAGAGACGCGCTTCTAGAACTGTGCTTACCTATAAATCTTACCGATTTTAATGCTATCGATATTGTAGGAACTGGCGGAGACGGTAAAAACACCTTCAACATTTCTACCCTATCGGCTTTTATAACCGCAGGTGCTGGTGTTCATGTTTCTAAACATGGAAATTACGGTGTATCATCAACTTCTGGCTCATCGAATGTTATGGAACATTTAGGTGTGAAATTTTCTAATAATGAAGATTTTTTAAAACGCGCTTTAGACCAAGCAGGAATATGTATTTTACACGCACCATTGTTTCACCCAGCAATGAAAAACGTTGCTCCTATTCGAAAAGAACTAGGTGTTAAAACTTTTTTCAATATGTTAGGGCCTTTGGTTAATCCGTCCTTTCCAAAAAACCATGTTCTAGGGGTTTTTAATTTAGAAGTTTTAAGGCTTTATAGTTTCTTATTTCAAAATACAGAACACAATTATAATATCGTTTATGCTTTAGATGGCTACGATGAAATTTCATTAACAGGAAAAGCAAAAATTATTTCTAATCATACCGAAAAACTTTTTTCACCTGAAGATTTAGGCGTTTCAAAAATTAAACAAAACGCTATTTTTGGTGGAGATACCATAAAAGATGCAGCAAATATATTTGTCGAAATTATTAGTGGAAAAGGAACAGAAGCTCAAAACAATGTTGTTTGTGCCAATGCAGGATTAGCCATTGCCACTTCAAAACAAATTTCACATCAAGAAGGTTTTCAAATAGCAAAAGAATCTCTGTTTTCAGGAAAAGCAAAAATGAGTTTAGATAAATTAGTAGCATTAAGCAAGTAA
- a CDS encoding GntR family transcriptional regulator, protein MDFKININSETPKYQQLVNAINNELANNRLASGDALPSVNSVCKSHKLSRDTVFKAYSILKEHGVIESVPNKGYYVANETRKVLLLLDTFKAYKEVLYHAFVNNLPENVITDIQFHHYNIDNFKTIINNSKGKYYKYVVMTFDNKEVAEVLKDIDDSKLLLIDWNIHANKHNNFVFQDFGKSFYDTLKEANQAFKKYRKLVLVYPTFTHHPAETVDYFKAYCKEEGFSFEIITDSKDFNIKKGEAYISVSDRILGIFLEQCRSSNFEPGTDVGFLSYNETPMKQFIYKGISVISTDFKQLGAKAAEFVSEDKVIQEYIPTKLILRDSL, encoded by the coding sequence ATGGATTTTAAAATCAACATAAACAGCGAAACACCTAAGTATCAGCAGCTTGTTAATGCTATAAATAACGAGTTGGCAAACAATAGGTTGGCTAGTGGTGATGCGTTACCATCAGTTAATTCGGTATGCAAATCTCATAAACTTTCTCGCGATACTGTTTTTAAAGCCTATTCTATTTTAAAAGAACATGGCGTTATAGAATCTGTGCCAAATAAAGGCTATTACGTAGCCAACGAAACTAGAAAAGTGCTTTTGCTTTTAGATACCTTTAAGGCTTATAAAGAAGTGTTATATCACGCGTTTGTAAATAATTTGCCCGAAAATGTTATTACAGATATTCAGTTTCATCATTATAATATTGATAATTTTAAAACCATAATTAATAATAGTAAAGGGAAGTATTATAAGTATGTAGTGATGACTTTTGATAACAAAGAAGTTGCCGAAGTTTTAAAAGATATTGATGATAGTAAATTATTGTTAATCGATTGGAATATTCACGCAAACAAGCATAATAATTTTGTGTTTCAAGATTTTGGAAAATCTTTTTATGATACTTTAAAAGAAGCAAATCAGGCATTTAAGAAATACAGAAAATTAGTGTTAGTGTATCCCACATTTACACATCACCCAGCAGAAACGGTAGATTATTTTAAAGCATACTGCAAAGAGGAAGGTTTCAGTTTTGAAATTATTACAGATTCTAAAGATTTTAATATCAAAAAAGGCGAGGCCTACATCAGCGTAAGCGATAGAATTCTCGGTATCTTTTTAGAACAATGCCGCTCCAGTAATTTTGAACCAGGCACCGATGTCGGGTTTTTATCTTACAATGAAACCCCAATGAAACAATTCATTTATAAAGGGATTTCAGTTATTTCAACAGATTTTAAACAATTAGGCGCCAAAGCAGCCGAGTTTGTAAGCGAAGACAAGGTTATTCAAGAATATATACCAACCAAACTAATTTTAAGAGACTCATTATAA
- a CDS encoding anthranilate synthase component II, translating into MKVLVIDNYDSFTYNLVHYLEDLNCDVTVVRNDKLTLDDVEPYHKIVLSPGPGIPDEAGLLKAIIERYAPTKSILGVCLGQQAIGEVFGGSLINLDEVYHGVATNVTITVDDEILFKGLDKNIEVGRYHSWVVNPNLPESLEATSVDINGQIMSLRHKTYDVRGVQYHPESVLTPNGKAILKNWIEN; encoded by the coding sequence ATGAAAGTACTAGTCATAGACAATTACGACAGTTTTACATACAATCTAGTTCATTACCTAGAAGATTTAAATTGCGATGTTACCGTAGTCCGAAACGACAAACTTACCCTTGACGATGTTGAACCATACCATAAAATAGTATTATCTCCAGGCCCAGGAATTCCAGACGAAGCAGGATTACTAAAAGCCATTATAGAAAGATATGCTCCAACAAAAAGTATTCTTGGCGTATGCTTAGGCCAACAAGCCATAGGTGAAGTTTTCGGAGGCTCATTAATAAACCTAGATGAAGTTTATCATGGTGTAGCAACAAACGTTACCATAACCGTAGACGATGAAATCCTTTTTAAAGGCTTAGATAAAAACATAGAAGTCGGGCGCTATCACTCATGGGTAGTAAACCCGAATTTACCAGAAAGTTTAGAAGCAACATCGGTAGATATTAACGGACAAATCATGTCTCTTCGCCATAAAACATACGATGTTCGTGGCGTACAATATCACCCAGAATCGGTATTAACTCCAAACGGAAAAGCAATTTTAAAAAATTGGATTGAGAATTAA
- a CDS encoding rhodanese-like domain-containing protein, with protein MKSISIFIIIFFCATLFNCKAQKDDIVTEITPEELNVILKEQNGIRMLDVRTPKEFKISHISGAENINFLSDNFSKSLEVLNREEPLIIYCKSGRRSGKSIAVFKKLGFLKVYELEGGILNWKANGFDTELK; from the coding sequence ATGAAATCAATTTCAATTTTTATAATCATCTTTTTTTGTGCTACTTTATTTAATTGTAAAGCACAAAAGGATGATATTGTTACCGAAATTACTCCAGAGGAGCTTAATGTGATTTTAAAAGAACAAAACGGTATCCGAATGCTAGACGTAAGGACTCCTAAAGAATTTAAAATAAGTCATATTTCGGGAGCTGAAAATATTAACTTTTTATCAGATAATTTTTCGAAATCTTTGGAAGTATTGAATAGGGAAGAGCCACTAATAATTTACTGTAAATCAGGACGAAGAAGCGGTAAAAGTATTGCTGTTTTTAAAAAATTAGGATTCCTTAAAGTTTATGAGTTGGAGGGTGGAATTTTAAATTGGAAGGCTAATGGTTTTGATACTGAGCTAAAATAA
- a CDS encoding rhodanese-like domain-containing protein, with translation MEDLSQEEWTEQLAKDDNAVILDVRTDAEVAEGIIPGAKHIDIYKGQEFVSEIEKLDKSKNFYVYCRSGNRSGQACAIMEQMGFENAYNLEGGMLDWAGDVVDL, from the coding sequence ATGGAAGATTTATCACAAGAAGAGTGGACAGAGCAACTAGCTAAGGACGATAACGCTGTAATTTTAGATGTAAGAACAGATGCAGAAGTAGCGGAAGGTATTATTCCAGGAGCTAAACATATCGATATATACAAAGGGCAAGAGTTTGTAAGCGAAATCGAAAAATTAGACAAGAGCAAAAACTTTTATGTGTATTGCCGTTCTGGAAATCGTAGTGGGCAGGCTTGTGCAATAATGGAACAAATGGGGTTTGAAAACGCCTATAATTTAGAAGGAGGCATGTTAGATTGGGCTGGAGATGTTGTAGATTTATAA
- a CDS encoding xylulokinase, translated as MNYNLGIDIGSSSIKVALVDVETGKSLGVVQEPKEEMGMFAQQNGWAEQDPNDWWFHICNAIRTLKKQYSINRSQIKGIGIAYQMHGLVVVDKNGKPLRKSIIWCDSRSVEIGHKAFAEIGEAKCAEHLLNSPANFTASKLKWVKDNEPDIYSEIHKFMLPGDYVAYKFSNKMNTTISGLSEGIFWDFKNDSVADFLLEYYGISADLVPDIVDTFGNQSVVDEQGENESGLAAGTPIYYRAGDQPNNALSLNVFNPGEVAATGGTSGVVYALTDSLSGKESTRVNNFAHVNYTKENKNIGKLLNINGAGIQYRWLLNNLDVSSYEEMNNLASEIPIGSGGVCILPFGNGAERMLNNQRIGTRLVNINLNNHNKAHLCRAALEGIAFSFLYGMEILKSDGIKASVIRAGNDNLFRSEIFANTVATLIEQEIEIYNTTGAIGAARAANLYKGDFEAFGKSIMDNDHVMTFMPFKDKTPYIEAYNNWKKELELVLNK; from the coding sequence ATGAATTATAATTTAGGAATAGACATTGGCAGTTCGTCAATAAAAGTAGCATTAGTAGATGTAGAAACAGGTAAAAGCTTAGGCGTTGTACAAGAACCCAAAGAAGAGATGGGTATGTTTGCTCAACAAAATGGTTGGGCAGAGCAAGATCCAAACGACTGGTGGTTTCATATTTGCAATGCTATTAGAACGTTAAAAAAACAATATAGCATAAACCGCTCTCAAATAAAAGGTATTGGTATAGCTTACCAAATGCATGGGTTAGTTGTGGTCGATAAAAATGGAAAGCCACTGCGTAAAAGCATCATTTGGTGCGATAGTCGTTCGGTAGAAATTGGACATAAAGCTTTCGCTGAAATAGGTGAGGCGAAGTGCGCTGAGCATCTGTTAAACTCACCAGCTAATTTTACGGCTTCAAAATTAAAATGGGTAAAAGATAATGAGCCCGATATTTATAGTGAAATTCATAAATTTATGCTACCTGGCGATTATGTAGCGTATAAGTTTTCGAATAAAATGAATACAACAATTTCGGGACTTTCCGAAGGCATATTCTGGGATTTTAAAAATGATAGCGTAGCCGATTTTCTTTTAGAATATTACGGTATAAGTGCAGATTTAGTTCCCGATATAGTAGATACTTTTGGTAACCAATCTGTGGTTGATGAGCAAGGTGAAAATGAAAGCGGACTCGCTGCTGGAACCCCAATTTATTACCGCGCCGGCGATCAACCAAATAATGCATTATCGCTTAATGTTTTCAATCCAGGAGAAGTTGCTGCAACTGGTGGAACTTCGGGTGTTGTATATGCTTTAACAGATAGTCTTTCGGGAAAGGAAAGCACGCGAGTAAACAATTTTGCGCACGTAAATTATACAAAAGAAAATAAAAATATAGGTAAATTATTAAATATTAATGGTGCTGGTATTCAATACCGTTGGTTGCTAAATAATCTTGATGTAAGCTCTTACGAGGAAATGAATAATTTGGCATCAGAAATCCCAATAGGATCTGGAGGTGTATGTATTTTACCTTTCGGAAATGGCGCCGAGCGTATGTTAAACAACCAACGCATTGGTACGCGTTTGGTAAACATAAACCTAAACAATCACAACAAAGCGCATTTGTGTCGTGCTGCGCTCGAAGGCATTGCGTTTTCATTCCTTTATGGCATGGAAATCTTGAAATCCGATGGCATTAAAGCCAGTGTTATTCGTGCGGGAAATGATAATTTATTCCGTTCCGAGATTTTTGCAAACACCGTAGCAACACTCATTGAGCAAGAAATTGAAATTTATAATACCACAGGAGCCATAGGCGCTGCCCGTGCTGCTAATTTATATAAAGGCGATTTCGAAGCTTTCGGAAAAAGTATAATGGACAACGATCATGTCATGACGTTTATGCCGTTTAAAGACAAAACACCATATATAGAAGCATATAACAATTGGAAAAAAGAACTAGAACTCGTTTTAAATAAATAA
- the trpB gene encoding tryptophan synthase subunit beta, translated as MNYNVNEKGYYGEFGGAFIPEMLYPNVEELRQNYLKIMAEPDFKKEFDQLLKDYVGRPSPLYFAKRLSEKYNTKIYLKREDLNHTGAHKINNTIGQILMAKRLGKTRIIAETGAGQHGVATATVCALMGLECIVYMGEIDIARQAPNVARMKMLGATVVPALSGSRTLKDATNEAIRDWINNPVNTHYIIGSAIGPHPYPDMVTRFQSIISEEIKWQLKEQIGRENPDYVVACIGGGSNAAGTYYHYLHEPDVKIISVEAAGLGVDSGESAATSVLGHEGVIHGCKTLLMQTKDGQITEPYSISAGLDYPGVGPMHAHLCKTGRAEFMSITDDQAMNAGLDLCKLEGIIPAIESSHALAIFEERTFKPDDVVVVSLSGRGDKDLQNYIEYFKI; from the coding sequence ATGAATTATAACGTAAACGAAAAAGGCTATTACGGTGAATTTGGTGGCGCTTTCATCCCAGAAATGCTTTACCCAAATGTGGAAGAATTACGCCAAAACTATTTAAAAATAATGGCGGAGCCGGACTTTAAAAAAGAGTTCGATCAACTTTTAAAAGATTATGTTGGCCGTCCATCGCCTCTGTATTTTGCAAAACGCCTTTCAGAAAAATATAACACAAAAATATATTTAAAGCGTGAAGATTTAAACCACACTGGCGCTCATAAAATCAACAATACTATCGGGCAAATCCTTATGGCTAAACGCCTTGGAAAAACTCGAATTATAGCAGAAACAGGTGCAGGGCAACATGGTGTTGCTACAGCTACCGTTTGTGCATTAATGGGTTTAGAATGTATTGTTTACATGGGCGAAATCGATATTGCACGCCAAGCTCCAAACGTAGCGAGAATGAAAATGTTAGGAGCTACTGTAGTACCTGCGCTTTCAGGAAGCCGTACGCTAAAAGATGCTACAAACGAAGCCATTCGTGATTGGATTAACAATCCTGTAAACACACATTACATTATTGGCTCGGCTATTGGCCCGCATCCTTATCCTGATATGGTTACGAGATTCCAATCGATAATTTCTGAAGAAATAAAATGGCAATTAAAAGAACAAATTGGTCGTGAAAACCCCGATTATGTTGTAGCCTGTATTGGTGGAGGAAGCAATGCCGCAGGAACATATTACCACTATCTACACGAACCTGATGTAAAAATTATTTCGGTAGAAGCTGCTGGTTTAGGAGTAGATTCTGGTGAAAGTGCTGCCACTTCGGTTTTAGGACACGAAGGTGTTATTCACGGTTGTAAAACATTGCTGATGCAAACCAAAGACGGACAAATCACAGAGCCCTACTCTATTTCGGCTGGGCTGGATTATCCTGGCGTTGGACCTATGCATGCGCACTTATGCAAAACAGGGCGTGCAGAATTTATGTCGATTACCGACGACCAAGCTATGAATGCTGGTTTAGATTTATGTAAACTGGAAGGTATTATTCCTGCCATTGAAAGCTCGCATGCTTTAGCTATTTTTGAAGAAAGAACCTTTAAACCAGACGATGTGGTTGTGGTGAGTCTTTCTGGTCGTGGTGATAAAGATTTACAGAATTATATTGAATATTTTAAAATATAA
- the trpA gene encoding tryptophan synthase subunit alpha, translating into MNRINQKLQEDKKLLSIYFTAGYPSLTDTVSIIEDLEKNGVDMIEIGLPFSDPLADGPTIQASSTKALQNGMTTEVLFDQLKNVRKTVSIPLIIMGYFNPMLQYGVEAFCKKCQEIGVDGLIIPDLPVDVYHEEYQTIFEKYGLINVFLITPQTSVERINFIDSISNGFIYMVSSASVTGSNSGFGDEQTSYFKRIADMNLKNPQVIGFGISDNETFTQATEYAKGAIIGSAFIKHITNSGINKTDAFVKSILS; encoded by the coding sequence ATGAATAGAATAAACCAAAAATTACAAGAAGATAAAAAGTTATTATCGATCTATTTTACAGCTGGTTACCCAAGTTTAACAGATACCGTTTCTATTATTGAAGATTTAGAAAAAAACGGGGTAGATATGATAGAAATTGGACTTCCATTTAGTGATCCGCTAGCCGATGGCCCTACTATTCAAGCAAGTTCAACTAAGGCTTTACAGAATGGCATGACGACTGAAGTGCTTTTTGATCAATTAAAAAATGTTAGAAAAACCGTTTCTATTCCGTTAATAATTATGGGATATTTCAACCCCATGCTACAATATGGTGTGGAGGCATTCTGTAAAAAATGTCAAGAAATTGGTGTTGATGGTTTGATAATTCCAGATTTACCAGTGGATGTTTATCATGAGGAATATCAAACTATTTTTGAAAAATACGGATTAATAAACGTGTTTCTAATTACACCACAAACATCGGTGGAGCGTATTAATTTTATAGATTCTATCTCGAATGGGTTTATCTACATGGTAAGTAGCGCTAGTGTTACAGGAAGTAATTCTGGTTTTGGAGACGAGCAAACAAGCTATTTTAAACGTATTGCCGATATGAATTTAAAAAACCCACAGGTTATTGGGTTTGGAATTTCGGATAATGAAACTTTTACTCAAGCTACAGAATATGCGAAAGGTGCCATTATTGGTAGTGCTTTTATAAAACATATTACAAATAGCGGAATAAACAAAACAGATGCATTTGTAAAATCTATACTTAGCTAA
- a CDS encoding anthranilate synthase component I family protein — protein sequence MEKFSLYTHHKKILTDTITPVSVYYKIRDKYPNSILLESGDYHRNHKNFSYICFNPIASIKVENEVISQTFPDGSTTSLNITKDINVANEIHDFTKRFDPQSDEDFKFINNGIFGYTAYDAVRYFEDVQISKKDDSVVIPDIYYAVYKNIIAINHYKNEAYIFAHCFNDAENNIHDIDQLINVQNFASYNFKSKGEIKSNLTDDEFKAQVDLAQKHCARGDVFQLVLSRRFSQEFTGDDFNIYRALRSINPSPYLFYFDYGDFKIFGSSPEAQLVVTNGLAEIHPIAGTFKRTGDEEQDEILAEQLKNDDKENAEHVMLVDLARNDLSRHGSQVKVETYREVQFFSHVIHLVSKVTGHKHKSTSTMQVVADTFPAGTLSGAPKHRAMQLIEQYEKTSRGYYGGAIGFMDFEGNFNHAIMIRTFLSKDYKLNWQAGAGMVSKSNAENELQEVFHKLGALTKAIKVAEDI from the coding sequence ATGGAAAAATTTAGTCTATACACCCACCACAAAAAAATATTAACAGATACTATAACACCTGTATCTGTTTACTATAAAATACGCGATAAATACCCAAACAGTATTTTGCTAGAAAGTGGTGATTACCACCGTAATCACAAAAACTTCTCGTATATCTGTTTCAACCCAATCGCATCTATAAAGGTAGAAAACGAAGTTATTTCGCAAACCTTTCCCGATGGGAGCACCACGTCTTTAAACATAACAAAAGATATAAACGTAGCGAACGAAATCCATGATTTCACAAAACGTTTCGATCCCCAATCCGACGAAGATTTCAAATTCATTAACAACGGTATATTTGGTTACACTGCTTACGATGCTGTTCGGTATTTCGAGGATGTTCAAATTAGCAAAAAAGACGATTCTGTAGTAATACCAGATATTTACTATGCTGTTTATAAAAATATTATCGCCATAAACCACTATAAAAACGAAGCTTATATTTTTGCACACTGCTTTAACGATGCCGAAAACAACATACACGACATCGACCAGCTAATAAACGTGCAAAATTTCGCATCTTATAATTTCAAATCTAAAGGCGAAATAAAATCTAATTTAACCGATGACGAATTTAAAGCTCAAGTAGATTTAGCTCAAAAACATTGTGCTCGAGGCGATGTTTTTCAACTCGTACTTTCTCGTCGTTTTTCACAAGAATTCACAGGAGACGATTTTAATATTTATCGCGCCTTACGTAGCATAAATCCATCACCATATCTATTTTATTTCGATTATGGAGATTTTAAAATATTTGGTAGTTCACCCGAAGCCCAACTTGTTGTAACAAATGGTCTGGCCGAAATTCACCCTATTGCAGGAACATTTAAACGAACAGGCGATGAGGAACAAGACGAAATTCTTGCCGAACAATTAAAAAATGACGATAAAGAAAACGCAGAACACGTTATGCTTGTCGACCTAGCCCGAAACGATTTAAGTCGTCACGGCAGCCAAGTAAAAGTAGAAACCTATCGTGAAGTGCAGTTTTTCTCGCACGTAATTCACCTAGTAAGTAAAGTAACAGGCCATAAACACAAAAGCACCTCAACGATGCAAGTTGTGGCAGATACTTTTCCTGCAGGAACATTAAGTGGCGCACCAAAACACCGTGCTATGCAACTTATTGAACAATACGAAAAAACAAGTCGCGGCTATTACGGTGGCGCAATCGGGTTCATGGATTTCGAAGGCAATTTTAATCACGCCATCATGATCCGTACCTTTTTAAGTAAAGATTACAAATTAAACTGGCAAGCAGGCGCCGGAATGGTATCAAAATCTAATGCCGAAAACGAATTGCAAGAAGTATTTCATAAACTCGGTGCATTAACAAAAGCCATAAAAGTAGCCGAAGACATATAA
- the trpC gene encoding indole-3-glycerol phosphate synthase TrpC produces MNILDKIVIDKRNEVALRKQLIPVSQLEQSVLFERATVSLANNLRNSKTGIIAEHKRRSPSKSVINNTLNVQDVASGYENAGVCGMSVLTDGKYFGGSLDDLLTARASCNLPLLRKEFIIDTYQILEAKAYGADVILLIAAVLTREEIKQYSEFAKSLNLDVLLEVHNEAELQKSIMPSLDMLGVNNRNLKTFEVSLETSKLLSTQIPNDFVKVSESGISNIEAIKELKPFGYQGFLIGENFMKTDNPGASATEFINQLNK; encoded by the coding sequence ATGAATATTTTAGACAAAATAGTAATCGATAAAAGAAATGAAGTCGCCTTAAGAAAGCAACTTATTCCCGTTTCGCAATTGGAGCAATCTGTTTTATTTGAACGCGCAACGGTTTCTTTAGCCAATAACTTACGAAATAGCAAAACTGGTATTATCGCTGAACACAAAAGACGTTCACCTTCAAAATCTGTAATTAACAACACTCTCAATGTTCAAGATGTGGCTTCGGGTTACGAAAATGCAGGTGTTTGTGGCATGTCCGTTTTAACCGATGGAAAATATTTTGGCGGAAGTTTAGACGATTTATTAACTGCTCGTGCAAGTTGTAATTTACCGCTTCTACGTAAAGAGTTCATCATAGACACTTATCAAATATTGGAAGCCAAAGCTTATGGCGCCGATGTAATTTTACTTATCGCTGCTGTTTTAACCCGAGAAGAAATTAAACAATATTCGGAATTTGCAAAAAGCTTAAACCTCGATGTTCTTTTAGAAGTGCATAACGAGGCCGAATTGCAAAAATCTATTATGCCAAGCTTAGATATGCTTGGTGTGAATAATAGAAATTTAAAAACCTTCGAAGTAAGTTTAGAAACTAGTAAATTATTAAGCACACAAATACCAAACGATTTTGTAAAAGTCTCCGAAAGTGGCATTAGTAACATTGAAGCCATTAAAGAGCTTAAACCTTTTGGATATCAAGGATTTTTAATAGGTGAAAACTTTATGAAAACCGATAATCCTGGTGCAAGTGCTACTGAATTTATTAACCAATTGAATAAATAA
- a CDS encoding thioredoxin family protein, with protein sequence MKKTMKIISVIMVVLCVSAFTVKTETVSDGYGIGDVAEDFSLKNIDGNMVSLSDYKEAKGFIVTFTCNTCPYAVMYEDRIVELDKKYAKLGYPVIAIMPNNTDIKPDDNLEAMKKRAVEKGFTFPYLIDKDQKIYPKFGATKTPHVFVLEKTSKGNEVKYIGAIDDNYKDATAVTTKYVENAVDALLDGKEVKTTETRAIGCGIKV encoded by the coding sequence ATGAAAAAAACAATGAAAATAATATCGGTAATTATGGTTGTACTTTGTGTAAGCGCATTTACTGTAAAGACTGAAACTGTTAGTGATGGTTATGGAATTGGTGACGTGGCTGAAGATTTTTCGTTAAAAAATATTGATGGAAACATGGTTTCGCTATCAGATTATAAAGAAGCTAAAGGTTTTATAGTAACATTTACTTGTAATACCTGCCCTTATGCTGTAATGTATGAAGATCGTATTGTAGAACTCGATAAAAAATATGCGAAGTTAGGTTACCCTGTAATTGCAATAATGCCGAATAATACAGATATTAAGCCAGATGATAACTTAGAGGCTATGAAAAAACGCGCAGTAGAAAAAGGCTTTACATTTCCTTATTTAATTGATAAGGATCAAAAAATATATCCAAAATTTGGAGCAACTAAAACACCTCATGTTTTTGTTTTAGAGAAAACAAGTAAAGGTAATGAGGTAAAGTATATTGGAGCAATCGATGATAATTATAAAGATGCTACGGCAGTTACAACTAAATATGTTGAAAATGCAGTAGATGCTTTGCTTGATGGAAAAGAAGTGAAAACAACTGAAACTAGAGCTATTGGCTGTGGTATTAAAGTATAA